One genomic region from Chlamydiales bacterium STE3 encodes:
- a CDS encoding 1,4-dihydroxy-2-naphthoyl-CoA hydrolase (Product derived from UniProtKB/Swiss-Prot:A2C002;EC number derived from UniProtKB/Swiss-Prot:A2C002), translating into MAMEFIAKNKVRMHDTDMAGILYFARQFRFAHDALEDFFEQETGTNFDDVFKKQKSAFVIVHCEADYFTPLAVGDPLDIHLLVNRIGQTSFTLFYKIFRKGHLVGTVKTVHVAIKTDTRTKTEIPAMIRNALEKYRQEEN; encoded by the coding sequence ATGGCGATGGAATTTATAGCAAAAAACAAAGTGCGCATGCACGACACCGACATGGCAGGGATCCTTTACTTTGCCCGGCAATTTCGCTTTGCACACGATGCCTTAGAAGACTTTTTCGAGCAGGAAACAGGGACTAATTTTGATGATGTCTTCAAAAAGCAAAAATCGGCATTTGTAATTGTTCATTGTGAAGCCGACTACTTTACTCCTTTGGCAGTAGGCGATCCCTTGGATATCCATCTCTTAGTCAATAGAATCGGACAGACTTCCTTTACACTGTTTTACAAAATTTTCCGTAAAGGTCATCTTGTCGGCACAGTAAAAACAGTGCATGTTGCCATTAAAACAGACACCAGAACGAAGACAGAAATTCCCGCCATGATCCGCAATGCCCTCGAGAAGTATCGCCAAGAGGAAAACTAA
- a CDS encoding Proton/sodium-glutamate symport protein (Product derived from UniProtKB/Swiss-Prot:O07605;Gene name derived from UniProtKB/Swiss-Prot:O07605), translating into MRNNTLLKVLIAIALAIAAGTLTGTESGFAGITYYQLYQLFGQLFLNALTLVVVPLVAASIITGAAKIGGEDSAGQLGLKIFGYFFGTSFLAIFVGWILANLLQPGHFASEGLAFADSKLLEIASQAKEGTFAKVEQIFLKIIPSNILLAASQGQMLGLIFFSLLFGFFLSRIDKEPARVLIGFWQGIFQVMMKMTQLVMTVLPFGVFALVAKVVASTGLKSIFSVGYFFSTVLLGLAIYMLVILPILLKFIAKVSPIAHFKAMLPALITAFSTTSSAATLPVTIECVEKKVGVSNRIASFMLPLGASVNLAGSSLQVIVAVFTVAQIYGMELSLASQGIVFLMTLLLSFGMAGIPSASIISIILILSTIGFPSDAIALILAVERILDMFRTMVNVFSNSCCSVLVARSEKEILKI; encoded by the coding sequence ATGCGCAATAATACACTTCTCAAGGTTCTCATCGCCATAGCTTTAGCTATTGCAGCTGGGACTCTAACCGGTACTGAGTCCGGTTTTGCTGGAATCACCTATTATCAATTGTACCAATTATTTGGCCAACTTTTTTTAAATGCACTGACATTGGTTGTGGTTCCTTTAGTCGCGGCTTCGATTATTACTGGCGCGGCAAAAATAGGGGGGGAAGACTCTGCGGGACAGCTTGGATTAAAAATTTTTGGTTATTTCTTTGGAACCAGTTTTTTAGCGATATTTGTAGGTTGGATTTTAGCCAATTTGCTTCAGCCGGGACATTTTGCCTCTGAAGGATTGGCTTTTGCGGACTCTAAACTTTTAGAAATTGCCTCTCAGGCTAAAGAGGGCACCTTTGCAAAAGTTGAGCAAATTTTTTTGAAAATTATTCCTTCCAATATTCTTTTGGCTGCTTCTCAAGGCCAAATGCTCGGATTAATTTTTTTTAGTTTGCTCTTTGGGTTTTTTCTTTCGCGCATCGATAAAGAACCGGCGCGCGTTCTTATTGGCTTCTGGCAAGGTATTTTTCAGGTGATGATGAAAATGACACAACTTGTCATGACCGTTTTACCCTTCGGCGTTTTTGCTCTTGTCGCCAAAGTGGTGGCTTCGACAGGTTTAAAAAGTATCTTCTCTGTTGGCTATTTTTTCTCGACCGTTCTTCTGGGTTTAGCTATCTACATGTTAGTTATCCTGCCTATCTTGCTAAAGTTTATTGCAAAGGTCAGCCCAATTGCCCATTTTAAAGCCATGCTTCCTGCTTTAATTACCGCATTTAGCACAACTTCCTCTGCCGCGACACTTCCCGTGACGATTGAATGTGTGGAAAAAAAGGTGGGCGTCTCCAATCGAATTGCTAGCTTCATGCTGCCACTTGGTGCTTCTGTCAATCTAGCAGGCAGTTCTCTTCAGGTAATTGTAGCGGTCTTCACTGTTGCGCAGATTTATGGCATGGAGTTAAGTCTAGCTTCCCAAGGGATTGTCTTTTTGATGACACTTCTTCTCTCTTTTGGGATGGCAGGTATTCCTTCGGCCAGCATCATCTCCATTATACTGATTCTTTCAACGATTGGATTTCCCTCAGATGCAATTGCTCTCATCCTCGCTGTTGAAAGGATTCTAGATATGTTCAGAACAATGGTTAATGTATTTAGCAATAGCTGTTGCTCTGTATTAGTCGCTCGCTCCGAAAAAGAAATTTTGAAGATTTAA
- a CDS encoding Cytosolic non-specific dipeptidase (Product derived from UniProtKB/Swiss-Prot:Q9D1A2;Gene name derived from UniProtKB/Swiss-Prot:Q9D1A2;EC number derived from UniProtKB/Swiss-Prot:Q9D1A2), producing MSQSLQNIIQTSQNQTLKDYFTFLSFASVSSEPNFKQELLDCVNWLKAYIDAMGFETELWRHDEGHPVLYASYKVNENAPTLLIYNHYDVQPYDPLDLWETPPFQPTLRGKEVYARGAQDNKGQCFYVLQGLKALLQKEGTLPLNIKLCIEGEEENGSASLDALLQSKKEALKADYLAIVDLGIPSPNKPAITLGNRGIITMDIEVSGSSIDLHSGVHGGAVFNPIHGLVQMLAALRDENGKIAIPGFYDAVSEISDEERGFIDFAIDEKEYQHTFATQTSGGERHFPVGERLGLRPTVEINGITGGYCGEGFKTVIPALAKAKISCRLVPDQQPEKIAHLVADFLMRKTPGGLKTSINLHGGGGAATRTNPHSKAVQAFAKAYEEVFQKNCQFILSGASIPIAAKLSEAANAEMVLLGLGLSTDCIHAPNEHFGIDRLEKGALIIAKAIEFLSLTEKQTLNSTC from the coding sequence ATGAGCCAATCTCTACAAAACATTATACAAACCTCGCAAAATCAAACTCTTAAAGATTACTTTACATTCCTATCTTTTGCCAGTGTGAGCTCAGAACCTAACTTTAAACAAGAACTTCTTGACTGTGTTAACTGGTTGAAGGCCTATATCGATGCCATGGGATTTGAAACCGAACTCTGGCGACATGATGAGGGGCATCCGGTTCTTTATGCAAGCTACAAAGTCAATGAAAATGCCCCGACGCTACTCATCTATAATCATTACGATGTTCAGCCATATGATCCTTTAGATCTTTGGGAAACGCCCCCATTTCAACCCACTCTACGTGGGAAAGAAGTGTATGCAAGAGGTGCCCAAGATAATAAAGGGCAATGTTTTTATGTACTCCAAGGTCTTAAAGCTTTGTTGCAAAAAGAAGGTACTCTTCCCTTAAACATTAAGCTCTGCATCGAAGGAGAAGAAGAAAACGGCAGTGCTAGCCTCGATGCTCTTTTACAGAGCAAGAAAGAGGCCCTTAAAGCGGACTATCTTGCCATCGTGGATCTCGGCATCCCCTCGCCTAATAAACCGGCTATTACCCTTGGTAATCGCGGTATTATCACGATGGATATTGAGGTTTCTGGTTCCTCAATAGATCTCCATTCCGGAGTACATGGCGGTGCTGTTTTTAATCCTATTCATGGCCTTGTGCAGATGCTAGCTGCTTTAAGAGACGAAAATGGCAAAATCGCCATTCCTGGTTTCTACGATGCCGTCTCCGAGATTAGCGATGAGGAAAGAGGATTTATTGATTTTGCAATTGATGAAAAAGAATACCAACATACCTTTGCCACCCAAACGTCTGGGGGTGAGCGGCACTTTCCAGTAGGTGAACGTCTTGGCTTAAGGCCAACTGTCGAAATCAATGGCATAACCGGAGGCTATTGTGGGGAAGGTTTCAAGACCGTCATTCCAGCTCTAGCAAAAGCAAAAATTTCTTGTCGTTTAGTTCCCGACCAGCAACCAGAAAAAATCGCCCACCTTGTGGCTGACTTTTTAATGCGTAAAACGCCAGGGGGGTTAAAAACCTCAATAAATCTACATGGTGGTGGTGGAGCTGCAACAAGGACAAATCCTCATTCTAAAGCTGTACAAGCCTTTGCGAAAGCCTACGAAGAAGTCTTTCAAAAAAATTGCCAATTTATTTTAAGTGGGGCTTCTATTCCAATTGCTGCAAAACTTTCTGAAGCGGCAAATGCTGAAATGGTACTTCTCGGCCTTGGCTTATCCACGGACTGCATCCACGCACCTAACGAGCACTTTGGCATCGACCGTTTGGAAAAGGGAGCTTTAATCATTGCTAAAGCCATCGAGTTTCTCTCTTTAACAGAAAAACAGACTTTAAATTCAACTTGTTAG
- a CDS encoding putative periplasmic serine endoprotease DegP-like (Product derived from UniProtKB/Swiss-Prot:P18584;Gene name derived from UniProtKB/Swiss-Prot:P18584;EC number derived from UniProtKB/Swiss-Prot:P18584): MYSINRRMILAVLTSTACFLGSPLFSQPTVELAKTSEDFIEVAQKSIPAVVFIQVKAKSKAKSSFFYNGSEVDSDFFGEDFLGRFFGLPRREAYSPPQTGQASGFIISKDGYILTNNHVIQDQAVITVQLNDGREYSAKVIGEDQTTDLALIKIDADNLPFLNLGDSEDLRIGQWVVAIGNPLGLQASLTVGVVSAKGRSNLDIARIEDFIQTDAAINRGNSGGPLLNLKGEVIGINTAIATNMSSGYLGIGFAIPSNIAKHVVEQLQDSGSVTRGFLGVTLQGVDQDLAQAFELKKIEGALIADVTKNSPAEKAGLKQGDIIVKYDDRKIENIGAFRNAVALRQPGSPMTLTVLREKQVLKIPVEIARFPEEDKRPVDPMITNNKYGFDVKTLTPEIAKSLGLNDELSGIVVTHVSPNGPASLAGIKKGALILAINQKKVATGEEFYRELHASTPGKPVLLLINYHGTMRFISMKVD; encoded by the coding sequence ATGTATTCAATTAACCGAAGGATGATCCTGGCCGTTCTTACAAGTACTGCATGTTTTTTAGGGTCACCTCTTTTTTCTCAGCCTACAGTTGAACTTGCCAAAACCTCAGAAGATTTTATTGAGGTTGCCCAAAAGTCTATTCCAGCAGTTGTCTTCATCCAAGTTAAGGCCAAGTCCAAAGCAAAATCCTCTTTTTTCTATAATGGAAGTGAAGTGGATTCAGATTTTTTTGGAGAAGATTTCTTAGGGCGTTTTTTTGGCCTTCCTCGTAGAGAAGCCTACTCACCACCGCAAACAGGCCAAGCCTCTGGTTTCATCATTTCTAAAGATGGCTACATCTTAACCAATAATCATGTCATCCAAGACCAAGCAGTCATCACCGTCCAATTAAATGATGGCCGAGAGTATAGCGCTAAGGTAATTGGGGAAGACCAAACAACAGATTTAGCCCTAATCAAAATTGATGCCGATAACTTGCCTTTTTTAAATTTAGGAGATTCTGAAGATTTGCGCATTGGACAGTGGGTTGTTGCCATTGGCAATCCTCTTGGCCTGCAAGCCTCCTTGACTGTAGGAGTGGTCAGCGCAAAAGGTCGCAGCAATCTTGATATTGCCCGTATCGAAGACTTCATCCAGACAGATGCGGCCATTAATCGTGGCAATTCAGGAGGCCCTCTTCTAAACCTTAAAGGGGAAGTGATTGGCATTAACACAGCGATTGCCACAAATATGTCGAGCGGCTATTTAGGAATAGGTTTTGCTATCCCAAGCAATATTGCTAAACATGTTGTCGAACAACTTCAAGATTCAGGAAGTGTTACAAGAGGCTTTTTAGGAGTCACCTTACAAGGAGTGGACCAAGACCTTGCCCAAGCTTTCGAACTTAAAAAAATAGAAGGGGCCCTTATCGCGGATGTCACAAAAAATTCACCTGCAGAAAAAGCGGGCTTAAAGCAAGGGGATATCATTGTCAAATACGATGATCGCAAGATAGAAAATATCGGTGCCTTCCGCAATGCCGTTGCTTTACGTCAGCCAGGATCCCCAATGACACTTACCGTTTTGAGAGAAAAACAAGTTTTAAAAATACCTGTAGAAATCGCACGCTTTCCTGAAGAGGACAAACGGCCTGTCGATCCAATGATCACTAACAATAAGTATGGATTTGATGTGAAAACATTGACTCCCGAAATTGCTAAATCTCTCGGCCTTAACGATGAACTCTCAGGTATCGTTGTCACACACGTCTCTCCAAATGGGCCAGCAAGCCTTGCCGGCATTAAAAAAGGAGCGCTCATTTTAGCCATCAACCAGAAAAAAGTAGCTACAGGTGAAGAGTTTTATCGCGAACTTCATGCCTCTACACCAGGAAAGCCTGTTCTTTTGTTGATTAACTACCATGGAACTATGCGTTTCATTTCAATGAAGGTGGATTAA
- a CDS encoding Uncharacterized protein (Product derived from UniProtKB/Trembl:D1R9B1) — translation MFTLKSLPIRIDPLFWILAFGLGFYYSGSFAGILIWGFVILASVLIHELGHALTAQVFGQEASITLTFFGGVTKRSGPSIAKWKEFLIVLNGPLAGFSLALVALWLTSFQLFKSQPLILAALTIAYYVNYFWTFLNLFPIQPLDGGHLTMILLQGLFGYRGIKMAYFLSGIVAALFGLLFFFMQQVFLGAVFFIFAFDSFKNWKSSLHMSKMDQSETLQEEVSNAEKLLQMGYREEAKEKLTAILAQAQTHRGILSCKTSELLALIYLEEGDFAKAYTLLEPYRKNLDTEGLSLLQKIAFENRLFKESAEIGTEVHQEFISSKTALINALSHAELRNADATIGWLKTAIDEGILDPQQVLLDSRFDFVRNSSSFQNLLK, via the coding sequence ATGTTTACACTAAAGTCTCTCCCGATCCGCATTGACCCCCTTTTTTGGATTTTAGCTTTTGGTCTGGGCTTTTACTATTCCGGAAGTTTTGCCGGCATTCTCATTTGGGGATTTGTCATCCTTGCTTCCGTTCTCATTCATGAATTAGGCCACGCCCTTACAGCTCAAGTTTTTGGCCAGGAAGCGAGTATTACGTTAACTTTTTTCGGTGGGGTTACAAAGCGCAGTGGGCCATCAATAGCCAAGTGGAAAGAATTTTTGATTGTGCTAAATGGTCCTTTAGCAGGGTTTTCCCTTGCACTGGTTGCTCTTTGGTTAACTTCCTTTCAGTTATTTAAAAGCCAACCTTTAATTTTGGCAGCGCTGACGATTGCCTACTACGTCAATTATTTTTGGACTTTCCTAAACTTATTCCCTATTCAGCCATTAGATGGTGGCCATCTAACGATGATTCTTCTACAAGGCCTTTTTGGATATCGCGGCATTAAAATGGCCTATTTTTTAAGCGGAATTGTAGCTGCGCTTTTTGGATTGCTATTTTTCTTCATGCAGCAGGTTTTTTTAGGTGCAGTGTTTTTTATCTTCGCTTTTGACAGCTTCAAAAACTGGAAATCGAGCTTACATATGTCTAAAATGGATCAAAGTGAGACTTTACAGGAAGAGGTCAGTAATGCCGAAAAACTCCTTCAAATGGGATATAGAGAAGAGGCGAAGGAAAAACTTACTGCCATTTTAGCTCAAGCCCAAACTCATCGAGGAATTCTCTCCTGCAAAACCTCCGAGCTTCTCGCTTTAATTTACTTAGAAGAGGGGGATTTTGCCAAAGCCTATACCTTATTGGAGCCTTACAGGAAAAACTTGGATACAGAGGGTCTCAGCCTACTACAAAAAATCGCTTTTGAAAATCGACTTTTTAAAGAATCAGCAGAAATTGGAACGGAAGTGCATCAAGAGTTTATAAGTAGCAAAACGGCATTGATCAATGCGCTATCGCATGCTGAGTTACGGAATGCTGATGCCACAATCGGGTGGTTAAAGACAGCCATTGATGAGGGAATTTTAGATCCGCAGCAAGTTCTTCTGGATAGTCGTTTTGATTTTGTGAGAAATTCAAGCAGCTTTCAGAATCTTTTGAAATAG
- a CDS encoding Succinyl-CoA ligase [ADP-forming] subunit alpha (Product derived from UniProtKB/Swiss-Prot:P53591;Gene name derived from UniProtKB/Swiss-Prot:P53591;EC number derived from UniProtKB/Swiss-Prot:P53591), with protein MMAILINRKTKVITQGITGKAGRFHTEQCIAYGSHFVGGVTPGKGGKEVLGLPVFDTVKEAVLATGCDATMIFVPAAYAADAILEAEEAAVPLIVCITEGIPVKDMLHVKQVMKNSMTSRLVGPNCPGVITPGECKIGIMPGYIHRRGNIGIVSRSGTLTYEAVWQTTQLGLGQSSCIGIGGDPLNGTNFIDILKLFEQDSETKAILLIGEIGGDAEEEAARWIVAHGTKPYAAFIAGLSAPPGKRMGHAGAIISGGKGTASDKIEALRQANVVIAETPADMGTAIKKALDTQNLF; from the coding sequence ATGATGGCAATCCTTATCAATCGTAAAACAAAGGTGATCACCCAAGGAATCACTGGAAAGGCAGGAAGATTTCATACAGAGCAGTGTATCGCTTATGGCTCTCATTTTGTAGGAGGTGTCACTCCTGGTAAAGGGGGGAAAGAAGTACTAGGGCTTCCCGTATTTGACACAGTGAAAGAAGCGGTTCTTGCTACGGGTTGTGATGCCACAATGATCTTTGTCCCTGCTGCCTATGCGGCAGATGCTATCCTCGAAGCTGAGGAAGCAGCGGTCCCCCTTATTGTGTGTATTACAGAGGGGATCCCTGTTAAAGATATGCTTCATGTAAAACAGGTTATGAAAAACAGCATGACGAGTCGACTTGTTGGACCCAATTGCCCTGGCGTGATTACACCGGGGGAATGCAAAATTGGTATTATGCCTGGATACATCCATCGCCGCGGAAATATTGGCATTGTTTCCCGTTCGGGGACTTTGACTTATGAAGCTGTTTGGCAGACAACGCAGCTTGGCCTTGGACAATCATCTTGTATAGGAATTGGAGGGGATCCATTAAATGGAACCAATTTTATTGACATTCTCAAGCTATTCGAACAAGATTCTGAGACAAAAGCGATTTTGTTGATCGGAGAAATTGGTGGTGATGCGGAGGAGGAGGCTGCGCGATGGATTGTTGCGCATGGAACAAAGCCCTACGCTGCTTTCATCGCTGGTTTATCAGCGCCACCAGGCAAACGCATGGGCCACGCAGGTGCAATTATTTCTGGTGGAAAAGGCACCGCATCGGACAAAATCGAGGCTCTAAGACAGGCCAACGTTGTCATTGCTGAAACACCTGCAGATATGGGCACAGCAATTAAAAAAGCGTTAGATACACAAAATTTATTTTAA